One genomic window of Candidatus Nitrospira nitrosa includes the following:
- a CDS encoding biotin--[acetyl-CoA-carboxylase] ligase, with the protein MASSAPLDIEAIRSTLATTALGQTLYLYQDLPSTNREASSLAQQGAAHGTVVAAEQQSGGYGRHGRTWFSPPGYNIYCSIVVRRNSQSLPLAQWLSWIPLVTALAVAEATRHSTTAPLALKWPNDLLLQDRKVGGILCESTMTTTNGPIVIIGIGLNVNVPLESFPEDLRPIAASLIETVPQPIDRNRLLAQLLWELEQCLDELQSHGPTSLRQAYLARCATLGRQVKVQFANDQRILGTAETLSADGALQVRPLSASPRTQPPALIDVRAADVIHLRE; encoded by the coding sequence ATGGCGTCCTCTGCTCCGCTCGACATCGAAGCGATTCGCAGTACCCTGGCTACCACGGCGCTGGGACAGACCCTATATCTGTATCAGGATCTCCCTTCAACCAATCGAGAAGCCAGCTCGCTTGCGCAACAGGGCGCCGCGCACGGCACAGTGGTGGCGGCCGAACAGCAATCAGGCGGCTACGGACGACATGGGCGCACCTGGTTTTCCCCGCCCGGATATAACATCTATTGCTCCATCGTCGTTCGCAGGAACAGCCAGAGCCTCCCCCTTGCACAATGGTTATCCTGGATACCGCTGGTCACAGCACTGGCGGTCGCCGAGGCGACTCGACACAGTACTACTGCGCCCCTCGCTCTGAAATGGCCCAATGACCTGCTTCTTCAGGACCGTAAAGTCGGTGGGATTCTCTGCGAAAGCACCATGACGACGACCAACGGCCCGATCGTGATCATTGGAATCGGGCTGAACGTGAACGTCCCGCTCGAATCATTCCCGGAAGATTTGCGTCCCATTGCCGCCTCATTGATCGAAACCGTGCCGCAACCGATCGATCGGAATCGGCTCCTCGCCCAACTTCTGTGGGAGCTTGAACAGTGTCTGGACGAGCTGCAGTCTCATGGGCCGACCAGCCTGCGGCAGGCCTACCTCGCTCGCTGTGCCACATTAGGCCGTCAGGTGAAGGTCCAGTTCGCCAACGATCAGCGGATCCTGGGCACGGCGGAAACGCTCTCGGCCGACGGCGCCTTACAGGTACGTCCTCTCTCTGCTTCCCCCCGCACGCAACCGCCCGCGCTCATCGATGTCCGCGCCGCCGATGTGATTCATCTGAGAGAGTAG
- the grpE gene encoding nucleotide exchange factor GrpE, translating into MTEDHTHEKPNANTIENLEEVSPETSTASSSTQDDLAVKVEECAALNEKYLRLAAEFENYKRLTQRDQREQIRFGNEQLLKELLPVVDNMERAIKAAQTNGSDSALIQGVELTLKQLSGVLSKFGVQAIESTGQEFDPHTHQAVSYGPSTEMPANRVLEEFQKGYRLHDRVLRAAMVSVSSGPPQASE; encoded by the coding sequence ATGACTGAAGATCACACACACGAAAAACCAAACGCTAATACAATCGAGAACTTAGAAGAGGTCTCACCTGAGACATCGACCGCCTCATCCTCGACGCAAGACGACCTCGCCGTTAAGGTTGAAGAATGCGCTGCGCTCAATGAGAAGTATCTCCGGTTGGCAGCAGAATTTGAGAATTATAAGCGGCTGACACAGCGTGATCAGCGCGAACAAATTCGATTCGGCAACGAACAACTGCTGAAAGAGCTCCTGCCGGTTGTCGATAACATGGAACGGGCAATCAAGGCGGCTCAGACAAATGGAAGCGATTCGGCACTCATCCAGGGTGTGGAATTGACACTCAAGCAACTGTCCGGCGTCTTGTCCAAATTCGGTGTGCAGGCCATCGAGTCGACTGGACAGGAGTTCGATCCCCACACACATCAAGCCGTCTCGTACGGACCATCCACCGAGATGCCGGCCAATCGTGTCTTAGAGGAGTTTCAGAAAGGGTACCGATTGCATGACCGAGTGTTGCGAGCCGCCATGGTCAGCGTGTCGTCCGGCCCACCCCAAGCAAGCGAATAG
- a CDS encoding valine--tRNA ligase, with the protein MAASQLEKTYDPKAVETRWSHEWLTRGYFHASPQHSGQPYCIVIPPPNVTGSLHVGHALNHSLQDILIRWRRMQGRNTLWLPGTDHAGIATQNVVEKQLMAEGLSRETLGRNQFIERVWQWKGTSGNTIVNQQKQLGESCDWDRLRFTMDEGLSKAVLEVFVRLHEDGLIYRGERLINWCPRCLTALSDIEVEHEDTKGKLYSIDYPLAENPTIHLTVATTRPETLLGDTAVAVHPDDERFMHLIGKQVRLPLTNRTIPIVGDALLVDREFGTGAVKITPAHDFNDYEAGERHALPRLAILDHHALLEADGLRAAGVDPIVIDQLQGLPVSKARPKVEALLKERGHLVKVDDHKMAMGKCYRCKTVVEPYLSPQWFVKIKPLAEPAIAAVEEGRIRIIPEGWTNNYLGWMRDIKDWCISRQIWWGHQIPAWYCLSCNVKQVVRTESRTAILSGASPIVSRTAPATCPSCGGTDLYRDPDVLDTWFSSALWPFSTLGWPDHTPELKTYYPTSTLVTGLDILFFWVARMIMMGLKFMGDVPFKDVYIHALVRDAEGKKMSKSKGNVIDPLHVMNEFGTDALRFTLASMASPGRDVKLAEERIEGYRNFANKIWNVARFALMYLDGPRVTLPPAQRTFPDRWILSRLAHTIRVVTTELESYRFDRAATALYQFFWHEYCDWYVELIKPVLQSPEHPDGASTRHTLVETLETTMRLLHPFMPFLTEEIWQTLPHQGESIVVQTYPVVDQAWVSSETEQDFSLLEHTVGLARTARVLLNYPPGQQITFHVGHDDPARQHQLSQLQPYITHLSRGRVDIGRPHDWPTTRLLRLIAEGLSVGIPVAEDVDLQKAIERLDKQIAETDKELQRIDGKLKNAEFTSKAPPDVIAEHQDRRQTLSRDRALLADSQQQLRTMLGA; encoded by the coding sequence ATGGCTGCATCTCAACTCGAAAAAACCTACGACCCGAAAGCTGTCGAAACACGATGGTCGCACGAATGGCTCACACGCGGCTATTTCCACGCCTCGCCTCAGCACTCAGGTCAGCCCTATTGCATTGTCATCCCCCCGCCGAATGTCACGGGATCGCTTCACGTCGGCCACGCCCTGAATCATTCTCTCCAAGATATCTTGATCCGCTGGCGCCGGATGCAGGGACGGAACACGCTCTGGCTTCCGGGAACGGACCATGCCGGGATCGCCACACAGAATGTCGTCGAAAAGCAGCTGATGGCCGAAGGTCTTTCCAGAGAGACGCTCGGACGGAATCAGTTCATCGAGCGCGTCTGGCAATGGAAGGGGACGTCGGGCAACACTATCGTCAACCAGCAGAAGCAGCTCGGTGAATCCTGCGACTGGGACCGGCTCCGGTTTACGATGGACGAAGGATTATCGAAGGCCGTACTCGAGGTGTTCGTCCGGCTCCACGAGGATGGGCTGATCTATCGCGGCGAACGGTTGATCAATTGGTGCCCCCGCTGCCTCACCGCACTGTCGGATATTGAGGTCGAACACGAGGACACGAAGGGGAAGCTGTATTCCATCGATTACCCGCTCGCGGAGAATCCAACCATTCATCTCACCGTCGCCACAACCAGACCCGAAACGCTGCTCGGCGATACTGCGGTCGCGGTCCACCCGGACGATGAACGGTTTATGCATCTCATCGGCAAACAGGTCCGCCTCCCTCTGACGAATCGAACCATCCCCATCGTCGGAGATGCACTCCTCGTTGATCGTGAATTCGGAACCGGCGCCGTCAAAATCACTCCCGCGCACGACTTCAACGACTACGAAGCAGGAGAACGACATGCGCTCCCGCGACTCGCGATCCTCGACCATCACGCCCTGCTCGAGGCGGACGGTCTGCGCGCAGCCGGCGTGGATCCCATCGTCATCGACCAGTTGCAGGGCCTGCCCGTCTCAAAAGCCAGGCCCAAAGTTGAGGCGCTGCTGAAAGAGCGTGGACACCTGGTCAAGGTCGATGACCATAAGATGGCCATGGGAAAGTGCTACCGATGTAAAACCGTGGTCGAGCCCTATCTGTCACCACAGTGGTTCGTCAAGATCAAGCCGTTGGCCGAACCGGCCATCGCAGCGGTCGAAGAGGGGCGTATCCGTATCATTCCGGAGGGTTGGACCAATAATTACCTCGGCTGGATGCGTGACATTAAAGACTGGTGCATCTCCCGCCAAATCTGGTGGGGCCACCAAATTCCAGCCTGGTACTGCTTGTCGTGCAACGTCAAGCAGGTAGTCAGAACTGAGAGCCGAACAGCGATCTTGTCGGGAGCCTCGCCAATCGTCTCCAGGACCGCACCGGCGACGTGTCCGTCGTGCGGCGGGACCGATCTCTATCGAGACCCCGATGTTCTCGATACCTGGTTTTCGTCCGCACTCTGGCCGTTTTCAACCTTGGGATGGCCCGATCACACACCTGAACTCAAGACCTATTACCCCACCTCGACGCTGGTCACCGGTCTCGACATCTTGTTCTTCTGGGTCGCGCGCATGATCATGATGGGGCTCAAGTTCATGGGTGACGTCCCTTTCAAAGACGTTTACATCCATGCACTCGTCCGCGACGCCGAGGGCAAGAAAATGAGCAAGTCGAAGGGTAACGTGATTGATCCCCTTCACGTCATGAATGAGTTTGGGACCGATGCGCTCCGATTTACACTCGCCTCAATGGCGTCGCCAGGACGGGACGTGAAATTGGCGGAAGAGCGGATTGAGGGGTATCGCAATTTCGCGAATAAAATTTGGAACGTCGCGCGATTTGCATTGATGTACCTCGACGGCCCACGCGTCACCCTTCCTCCGGCGCAACGAACGTTCCCCGACCGATGGATTCTGAGCCGACTTGCCCATACGATCCGAGTCGTCACGACGGAGTTGGAGTCCTACCGATTTGACCGGGCTGCAACGGCACTCTATCAATTCTTCTGGCACGAGTACTGCGACTGGTATGTGGAATTGATCAAGCCGGTCCTCCAAAGTCCCGAACACCCGGATGGAGCCAGCACGCGCCATACGCTCGTGGAGACGCTGGAAACCACCATGCGACTACTCCACCCCTTCATGCCGTTCCTCACAGAAGAGATTTGGCAAACGCTCCCCCATCAGGGCGAGAGTATTGTCGTGCAGACCTATCCGGTTGTCGACCAGGCATGGGTCTCGTCTGAGACTGAACAGGACTTTTCCTTATTGGAACACACGGTGGGACTTGCCAGGACCGCCCGAGTTCTCCTGAATTATCCGCCGGGACAGCAGATCACGTTTCATGTCGGGCACGATGACCCGGCCAGGCAACACCAGCTTAGCCAGTTACAGCCGTATATCACCCATCTGAGTCGTGGTCGCGTCGACATCGGTCGGCCGCATGATTGGCCGACGACCAGATTGCTACGACTCATCGCAGAGGGCCTCTCGGTAGGCATCCCCGTCGCGGAAGACGTCGATCTCCAGAAAGCCATCGAACGTTTGGATAAACAAATCGCGGAAACGGACAAGGAATTGCAACGAATCGACGGAAAGCTGAAAAACGCGGAGTTCACCTCGAAAGCACCGCCCGACGTAATTGCCGAGCATCAGGATCGGCGACAGACCCTCTCACGTGATCGAGCCTTACTGGCCGACAGCCAACAGCAGCTCCGCACGATGCTCGGAGCCTGA
- the dnaK gene encoding molecular chaperone DnaK: protein MGKVIGIDLGTTNSCVAIMSGGDPVVIANAEGSRTTPSVVAITDKSERLVGQIAKRQAITNPENTIFSVKRLMGRKFKSREVQEAMKRLPYKVVEADNGDAHVELRGKSYSPPEVSAMILQKMRQTAEDYLGEKVTEAVVTVPAYFDDSQRQATKDAGQIAGLNVLRIINEPTAASLAYGLDKKKDERIAVYDLGGGTFDVSVLEIGEGVFEVKSTNGDTYLGGDDFDLRVMDWLVDEFKKDQGIDLRKDRMALQRLKESAERAKIELSSSQETEINLPFITADASGPKHMVTKLTRAKLEQLVDDLIQRTIEPCRKALSDAGVTAKDIQEIVLVGGMTRMPKVIQVVKDFFGKEPHRGVNPDEVVAIGAGVQGGVLKGEVKDVLLLDVTPLSLGIETLGGVFTKLIERNTTVPTKKSQVFSTAADNQTAVTIRVFQGEREMANDNKLLGQFDLVGIPPSPRGMPQIEVTFDIDANGIVHVSAKDLATQKEQSIKITASSGLSKDEVEKLVRDAQSHTEDDKKRRKLAEAKNQGDNLVYQTEKNITEYGDKISADDKTKIQDAVAALKKALEGTDAEAIESATQSLMTASHKLAEEMYKKTAASAGPQPGASATDGASDAKPDEKVVDAEFEEVDKDKK from the coding sequence ATGGGTAAAGTTATCGGTATCGATCTCGGAACCACCAACTCTTGTGTGGCAATTATGAGCGGCGGCGACCCTGTCGTGATCGCCAACGCCGAAGGAAGTCGAACCACTCCTTCCGTCGTGGCCATCACCGACAAGAGTGAGCGTCTGGTCGGCCAGATCGCCAAACGTCAAGCCATTACTAATCCGGAGAACACCATTTTCTCAGTCAAACGACTGATGGGGCGCAAGTTTAAGAGCCGCGAAGTCCAAGAAGCCATGAAGCGGCTCCCGTACAAGGTAGTCGAAGCCGACAACGGCGATGCTCATGTGGAGTTGCGCGGCAAGAGCTATAGCCCGCCGGAAGTATCCGCCATGATTCTGCAGAAGATGCGGCAGACGGCGGAAGACTATCTCGGTGAAAAGGTCACCGAGGCCGTCGTGACCGTTCCTGCTTATTTCGATGACAGTCAGCGCCAGGCAACCAAAGATGCGGGTCAGATCGCCGGGTTGAACGTGCTCCGCATTATCAATGAGCCGACAGCGGCTTCGCTGGCCTACGGCTTGGACAAGAAGAAGGATGAACGGATCGCCGTATACGACTTGGGCGGAGGCACCTTCGACGTGTCCGTCCTGGAAATCGGCGAAGGCGTCTTCGAAGTGAAGTCTACCAACGGAGATACCTATCTCGGTGGAGACGACTTCGATCTCCGCGTGATGGACTGGCTGGTCGACGAATTCAAGAAAGACCAAGGGATCGATTTACGGAAAGACCGGATGGCCCTCCAGCGCCTGAAGGAATCGGCTGAACGGGCCAAAATCGAACTCTCATCGTCTCAAGAAACCGAAATCAATCTCCCATTCATTACCGCGGATGCCAGCGGCCCCAAGCATATGGTCACCAAGCTGACCAGGGCCAAGCTGGAACAGCTGGTCGACGATCTCATTCAACGGACGATCGAACCTTGCCGCAAAGCCCTGTCCGATGCCGGCGTCACGGCCAAAGACATCCAAGAAATCGTCTTGGTCGGTGGTATGACCCGTATGCCGAAAGTGATTCAGGTTGTGAAAGATTTCTTCGGAAAAGAGCCGCACCGCGGCGTCAATCCGGATGAAGTCGTCGCCATCGGAGCCGGTGTTCAAGGCGGTGTCCTCAAGGGCGAGGTCAAGGACGTGTTGCTCTTGGACGTCACGCCCTTGTCATTGGGTATTGAAACGCTCGGCGGCGTATTTACCAAACTGATCGAACGCAACACGACCGTTCCGACCAAGAAGAGCCAAGTCTTCTCAACCGCAGCCGACAACCAAACAGCAGTGACCATTCGCGTCTTCCAGGGTGAACGGGAAATGGCAAATGACAACAAGCTGCTGGGACAATTCGATTTGGTGGGGATTCCACCATCCCCTCGCGGCATGCCACAAATCGAAGTCACCTTTGATATTGATGCAAACGGCATTGTCCATGTGTCCGCCAAGGATTTGGCCACTCAAAAAGAGCAGTCTATCAAGATCACGGCTTCAAGCGGCCTGAGCAAAGATGAGGTCGAGAAGCTGGTTCGGGATGCCCAGTCGCATACCGAAGACGACAAGAAGCGGCGCAAATTGGCGGAAGCCAAAAACCAGGGTGACAATCTGGTCTATCAAACCGAGAAAAATATCACCGAGTACGGTGACAAGATCTCCGCCGATGACAAAACGAAGATCCAGGACGCGGTTGCGGCCCTCAAGAAAGCGTTAGAGGGCACCGATGCCGAGGCCATCGAATCTGCGACACAATCGCTCATGACGGCGTCACACAAATTAGCCGAAGAAATGTACAAGAAAACTGCGGCCTCAGCCGGTCCACAACCGGGGGCCTCGGCAACTGACGGTGCTAGTGACGCAAAACCGGATGAAAAAGTCGTCGACGCAGAATTTGAAGAAGTGGACAAAGACAAAAAATAG
- a CDS encoding type II toxin-antitoxin system RelE family toxin, translated as MPWYRLAFQPGIAQDLAGIDQPMAQRLLDKAKWLASNIDNLRHEPIADDLPGLCKYAVGDWRIFYAIDRTEQLVDIHAIIPRSGLR; from the coding sequence ATGCCCTGGTACCGCCTCGCCTTTCAACCCGGCATTGCTCAAGATCTCGCCGGCATTGACCAACCCATGGCCCAACGGCTGCTCGACAAGGCGAAGTGGTTGGCGTCCAACATCGACAATCTGCGCCATGAACCCATTGCAGATGACCTTCCGGGGCTCTGCAAATATGCCGTGGGGGACTGGCGGATCTTCTATGCAATCGACCGCACGGAACAGCTCGTCGACATCCACGCGATCATTCCACGATCAGGATTGAGGTAG
- the nadC gene encoding carboxylating nicotinate-nucleotide diphosphorylase: MVTLPAAEIRRAVRQGLDEDLAQGDATTAALFATPVPARATIIAQRPLVVAGMAAAVQTFLMVDPALRLSVSKGDGEHAKNGELLLQIEGDGRSILQAERVALNFLQHLSGIATVTQQFCRAVRDYSVSILDTRKTLPGWRKLQKWAVALGGGTNHRYSLSDGILIKDNHLALLRRHRRPVEEACRLAERRRSPTLPIIVEVESLSEVRQALARKPDVILLDNMTPDMVRRAVALINNRALVEVSGGITLNNVRAMAAAGADRISIGALTHSAPAATVSLVMTSTVRARRRHR, from the coding sequence ATGGTCACACTTCCTGCCGCAGAAATCCGACGGGCCGTGCGCCAGGGACTCGATGAAGATCTTGCCCAGGGAGACGCCACCACCGCTGCGCTCTTTGCGACTCCGGTACCGGCGCGAGCCACGATCATCGCTCAACGGCCTTTGGTCGTTGCCGGAATGGCCGCCGCGGTCCAGACCTTTCTCATGGTTGATCCTGCCCTACGACTCTCTGTCTCCAAGGGGGACGGTGAGCACGCGAAGAACGGAGAGCTGCTGCTTCAGATCGAAGGAGACGGACGGTCCATCTTACAAGCCGAACGGGTTGCTCTGAACTTTCTTCAACATCTCTCGGGGATCGCCACCGTGACGCAGCAATTCTGTCGAGCCGTGCGCGATTACTCAGTCAGTATCCTGGACACTAGAAAAACACTTCCCGGCTGGCGCAAGCTTCAGAAATGGGCCGTGGCGCTCGGTGGTGGAACCAATCACCGGTACTCCCTGAGCGACGGCATTCTGATCAAGGATAACCATCTCGCCCTTCTTCGACGGCATCGACGGCCGGTGGAAGAGGCCTGTCGACTCGCGGAGCGCCGTCGATCGCCTACACTCCCGATCATTGTCGAGGTGGAGTCCCTCTCCGAGGTTCGGCAAGCGTTGGCGAGAAAACCCGACGTGATTTTACTGGACAACATGACGCCGGACATGGTCCGACGCGCCGTCGCGCTCATTAACAATCGGGCCCTGGTGGAAGTATCGGGAGGGATCACGCTGAACAATGTCCGTGCCATGGCGGCGGCCGGCGCTGATCGAATTTCCATCGGAGCCTTGACCCATTCTGCTCCGGCTGCCACGGTCAGTCTCGTCATGACATCGACTGTACGTGCACGACGCCGGCATCGCTGA
- the dnaJ gene encoding molecular chaperone DnaJ, giving the protein MSKRDYYETLGVDRNVSDDELKKAYRKLARQHHPDLHTGEQQKKSAEEKFKEINEAYETLSDQEKRKRYDMFGHAGAQQGGPGFDGFDFGRGGFGDVFNDIFEDFFGQARAGGGGRAERGNDLQYNLEVTFEESVYGKEAKLKIPRWELCTDCKGTGAKSAAAIKPCASCKGAGQIRFQQGFFSVSRPCGQCEGTGHLVTEPCATCQGRQRVYKERAIAVHIPAGIETGMRLRLSNEGEHGPNGGPPGDLYVAITVKPHQIFQRKGLDIACDVPINLVTAVLGGKVEVPTLKGDTVIKVPPGTQHDKVLRIKGLGIPSLKGGTTGDQTYTMKIQIPTKLTARQKELLMEYAKESGMSMEANGDGFFDKMKTFFE; this is encoded by the coding sequence GTGTCCAAACGCGATTACTACGAAACCCTCGGTGTCGATCGGAATGTCTCGGACGACGAGCTGAAGAAAGCTTATCGCAAATTAGCCCGCCAGCATCACCCCGACCTGCATACCGGCGAACAGCAGAAAAAATCTGCTGAAGAAAAGTTCAAGGAAATCAACGAAGCCTATGAAACCCTGAGCGATCAGGAGAAGCGGAAGCGCTACGATATGTTCGGCCATGCCGGAGCCCAACAGGGTGGCCCTGGCTTTGACGGATTTGATTTCGGACGGGGCGGATTCGGTGACGTCTTCAACGATATTTTCGAAGATTTCTTCGGCCAGGCCAGAGCCGGTGGAGGCGGTCGAGCCGAACGTGGCAACGATCTCCAATACAACCTGGAAGTCACGTTTGAGGAATCAGTTTACGGAAAAGAAGCCAAGCTTAAGATTCCACGGTGGGAACTCTGTACCGACTGTAAAGGGACGGGAGCAAAGTCCGCGGCAGCCATTAAGCCCTGTGCCAGCTGTAAAGGCGCGGGGCAGATTCGCTTTCAACAGGGGTTTTTCAGCGTCAGCCGCCCCTGCGGACAATGTGAAGGAACCGGACACCTCGTCACGGAACCCTGTGCGACTTGCCAGGGACGTCAACGGGTGTATAAGGAGCGTGCCATTGCTGTCCACATTCCAGCTGGAATCGAAACCGGTATGCGGCTACGGCTCTCCAATGAAGGCGAGCATGGTCCCAATGGCGGCCCCCCTGGTGATCTCTACGTCGCCATTACCGTCAAACCTCATCAGATCTTTCAGCGAAAGGGGCTCGACATCGCCTGCGACGTCCCAATCAACCTGGTCACGGCTGTACTCGGAGGGAAAGTGGAAGTGCCGACCCTCAAGGGGGACACCGTCATCAAAGTTCCGCCAGGCACTCAACATGATAAGGTCCTCCGCATAAAGGGGTTGGGGATTCCCAGTCTCAAGGGAGGGACGACCGGCGACCAGACCTATACGATGAAGATCCAAATTCCCACCAAACTGACGGCGAGACAAAAAGAGCTGCTGATGGAGTACGCCAAAGAAAGCGGCATGTCCATGGAAGCCAATGGCGACGGCTTCTTCGATAAGATGAAGACGTTTTTCGAGTAG
- a CDS encoding 16S rRNA (uracil(1498)-N(3))-methyltransferase gives MSVFFVSAECVTPPTISLAGELLTHLKDSLRVAVGDTLWLSDGQGTRYRIEIDAVSKQTIIGQILETIQEPLYVAPRLILGQSLLKGEKMDWVIQKATELGVHEIIPIESRHSVVQLKADRLDHQLTRWQRIAVEAAQQSEQWRIPTIARPQSFTTALSHDRTPSMILMLTERHDGKSLQTITLPQDTSGSLLVLIGPEGGWSKEEREIAERQEVEPMTLGRQILRAETAAIATISILQSRLGRLG, from the coding sequence ATGTCTGTATTTTTCGTTTCTGCTGAGTGTGTCACACCTCCCACCATTTCACTAGCTGGCGAACTCCTGACGCACCTCAAGGATAGCCTCCGTGTCGCCGTCGGCGACACTCTCTGGCTCAGTGATGGCCAAGGCACCAGATACCGCATAGAAATCGATGCCGTCTCCAAACAGACGATCATCGGACAGATCCTTGAAACCATTCAAGAGCCTCTTTACGTGGCGCCTCGCCTGATCCTTGGCCAGTCACTACTCAAGGGTGAGAAAATGGACTGGGTCATTCAAAAGGCCACCGAACTCGGCGTACACGAGATTATCCCGATTGAAAGTCGGCATAGTGTCGTACAACTCAAAGCTGATCGCCTCGATCATCAACTCACTCGATGGCAACGGATCGCGGTGGAAGCCGCCCAACAATCAGAACAGTGGCGCATACCAACGATCGCCAGGCCACAATCGTTCACGACGGCGCTTTCACACGATCGGACACCTTCCATGATCCTCATGCTTACTGAGCGCCACGACGGGAAAAGTTTGCAGACCATCACACTTCCTCAAGACACGAGCGGCTCCCTACTCGTCTTGATCGGGCCTGAGGGAGGGTGGAGCAAGGAAGAAAGAGAGATCGCCGAGCGGCAAGAAGTCGAACCCATGACCCTTGGTCGACAGATTCTCCGCGCGGAAACCGCCGCCATCGCAACCATCAGCATTCTCCAATCGCGCCTCGGCAGACTGGGATAG
- a CDS encoding type III pantothenate kinase, with product MLLAIDIGNTNIVVGIFEGPTLLNHWRLATDPKTTADEYGVLCLSLMARNGRIPEHISGAIISSVVPALTETFESMVETSFGCTPLTVSSDLETGLTMKYLNPKEIGSDRIVNAAAAYEKFRRDLIIVDFGTATTFCAVSGTGEYLGGVIAPGLGISAEALFSRAAKLSKVELARPKTVIGTDTASSIQSGLIFGYAGLVDTLVHRIETEMGHSSFVIATGGLAQVIASEARSIQHIEPFLTLQGLELLYRRAHGTYPTHWV from the coding sequence ATGCTGCTGGCGATCGATATCGGCAATACCAACATCGTCGTGGGAATCTTTGAGGGGCCGACGCTCCTGAACCACTGGCGGTTAGCCACCGACCCCAAGACGACGGCCGACGAATATGGTGTCCTCTGCCTCAGCCTGATGGCTAGGAACGGCCGAATCCCTGAGCATATCTCCGGTGCGATCATTTCGAGTGTCGTGCCGGCTCTTACGGAAACATTTGAATCGATGGTGGAAACATCCTTTGGCTGCACGCCTCTCACCGTCTCATCCGATCTTGAGACCGGGCTCACCATGAAGTACCTCAACCCGAAGGAGATCGGCAGCGATCGGATTGTGAATGCGGCTGCTGCCTATGAGAAGTTTCGTCGAGATCTCATCATCGTTGATTTCGGCACCGCGACGACCTTCTGTGCCGTCAGCGGCACCGGCGAATATCTGGGGGGCGTGATCGCACCGGGTTTGGGAATTTCTGCTGAAGCGCTGTTTAGCCGGGCAGCCAAGCTGAGTAAGGTGGAGCTTGCCCGTCCCAAAACCGTCATCGGCACCGATACCGCCAGCAGCATTCAGTCGGGGCTCATCTTTGGGTATGCCGGTCTGGTGGACACCCTTGTTCACCGCATTGAAACCGAAATGGGACATTCCTCGTTTGTGATCGCAACGGGTGGATTGGCCCAGGTAATCGCATCAGAGGCGCGATCCATTCAGCATATCGAGCCGTTCTTGACACTCCAAGGACTCGAACTGCTGTATCGCCGGGCCCATGGGACTTATCCAACTCACTGGGTGTAA